A section of the Pseudovibrio sp. M1P-2-3 genome encodes:
- the grxD gene encoding Grx4 family monothiol glutaredoxin produces the protein MSDIQSWIKNEVENNDVVLFLKGTPSFPQCGFSGQVVQIMEYTGVKYVAHNVLEDDALRQGIKDYSSWPTIPQLYVKGEFVGGCDILREMFQAQELKAVFEDKGIATTLQA, from the coding sequence ATGAGTGATATCCAAAGCTGGATCAAGAACGAAGTAGAAAACAACGACGTGGTACTTTTCTTGAAAGGTACACCTTCGTTTCCGCAGTGCGGTTTTTCCGGTCAGGTCGTTCAGATCATGGAATACACTGGCGTAAAATACGTTGCTCATAACGTTCTGGAAGATGATGCGCTGCGTCAGGGCATCAAGGACTACAGCAGCTGGCCAACCATTCCACAGCTTTACGTTAAAGGCGAATTCGTCGGCGGTTGTGACATTCTGCGCGAGATGTTTCAAGCTCAAGAACTTAAAGCCGTATTTGAAGACAAGGGCATTGCAACAACTTTGCAAGCCTGA
- a CDS encoding BolA family protein, translating to MAMDAGEIQLLIKEALPDAHVEIRDLAGDGDHYAAVVISKEFTGKSRVQQHQMVYKALKGRMGGELHALALQTSAPE from the coding sequence ATGGCTATGGACGCTGGCGAAATCCAGTTGCTGATCAAGGAAGCTTTGCCGGACGCGCATGTTGAAATCCGCGATCTTGCTGGAGATGGCGACCATTACGCGGCAGTTGTAATTTCCAAGGAATTTACAGGAAAATCCCGTGTACAGCAGCACCAAATGGTTTACAAAGCCCTCAAGGGACGTATGGGCGGCGAGTTGCATGCTCTCGCCCTGCAAACATCGGCTCCAGAATAA